From a region of the Balaenoptera ricei isolate mBalRic1 chromosome 11, mBalRic1.hap2, whole genome shotgun sequence genome:
- the MST1 gene encoding hepatocyte growth factor-like protein isoform X1, giving the protein MGLWWVTVQPPARRMGWLPLLLLLTGFSGAPGQRSPLNDFQVLRGTELQHLLHAVGPRPWQEDVANAEECAGICGPLLDCRAFHYNVSSHGCQLLPWTQHSAHTRLQRSRRCDLFQKKIYVRTCIMDNGVEYRGTVAITMGGLPCQRWSHRFPNDHKYTPTLRNGLEDNFCRNPDRDPGGPWCYTTDPAVRFQSCGIKSCREAACLWCNGEDYRGSVARTESGRECQRWDLQHPHPHPFEPRKFLDKSLDDNYCRNPDGSERPWCYTADPQMKREFCDLPRCGSEAQPRRDATTLNCFRGKGEGYRGTVNTTAAGVPCQRWDAQHPHQHRFAPEKYACKDLRENFCRNPDGSEAPWCFTSRPGMRVAFCYQIRRCTDDVRPEDCYHGAGELYRGSVSKTRKGVRCQRWSAGTPHKPQFTPTSTPHAPLEENFCRNPDGDSHGPWCYTTDPGTPFDYCALRRCDDDQPPSTLDPPDQVLFEKCGKRVTRLDPRRSKLRVVGGQPGNSPWTVSLRNRQGQHFCGGSLVKEQWVLTARQCFSSCHGPLTGYEVWLGTLFPDPQPGEPGLQRISMAKMVCGPSGSQLVLLKLERPVTLNQRVALICLPPEWYVVPPGTKCEIAGWGETKGTGDNTVLNIASLNVISNRECNIKHRGRVRESEMCTEGLLAPVGACEGDYGGPLACFTHDCWVLQGIIIPNRVCARPRWPSIFMRVSVFVDWIHKVMRLG; this is encoded by the exons ATGGGGCTGTGGTGGGTCACAGTGCAGCCTCCAGCTAGGAGGATGGGGTGGCTCCCACTCCTGCTGCTTCTGACCGGGTTCTCAGGGGCCCCTG GGCAGCGCTCGCCCTTGAATGACTTCCAGGTGCTCCGGGGTACGGAGCTGCAACATCTGCTACACGCAGTGGGGCCCAGGCCTTGgcaagaagatgtggcaaatgcTGAAGAATGTGCAGGGATTTGTGGGCCCCTACTGGACTGCAG GGCCTTCCACTACAATGTGAGCAGCCATGGTTGCCAGTTGCTGCCATGGACCCAGCACTCAGCTCATACACGGCTGCAGCGTTCCAGGCGCTGCGATCTCTTCCAAAAGAAAA TCTATGTTCGGACTTGCATCATGGACAATGGGGTCGAGTACCGGGGCACCGTGGCCATCACCATGGGTGGCCTACCCTGCCAGCGCTGGAGCCACAGGTTCCCCAATGACCACAA GTACACACCCACACTTCGAAATGGCTTGGAGGACAACTTCTGCCGCAACCCGGACAGGGACCCCGGAGGTCCCTGGTGCTACACAACAGACCCTGCCGTGCGCTTCCAGAGCTGCGGCATTAAGTCCTGCCGGGAGG CCGCGTGCCTTTGGTGCAATGGCGAGGATTACCGCGGCTCAGTGGCCCGCACGGAGTCAGGACGCGAGTGTCAGCGCTGGGACCTGCAGCACCCGCACCCTCACCCTTTCGAGCCCCGCAA GTTCCTGGACAAAAGTCTGGACGACAACTATTGCCGGAATCCGGACGGCTCGGAGCGGCCCTGGTGCTATACCGCGGACCCGCAGATGAAGCGAGAGTTCTGCGACCTCCCTCGCTGCG GGTCCGAGGCACAGCCGCGCCGGGACGCCACGACGCTCAATTGCTTCCGCGGGAAAGGCGAGGGCTACCGGGGCACGGTCAACACCACCGCCGCGGGCGTGCCCTGCCAGCGTTGGGACGCGCAGCATCCGCATCAGCATCGCTTTGCGCCGGAAAAGTATGCGTGCAA GGACCTTCGGGAGAACTTCTGTCGGAACCCCGACGGATCGGAGGCGCCCTGGTGCTTCACATCGCGGCCTGGCATGCGCGTGGCCTTCTGCTATCAGATCCGGCGCTGCACCGACGACGTGCGGCCCGAGG ACTGCTACCACGGCGCGGGGGAACTGTACCGCGGCTCGGTCAGCAAGACCCGAAAGGGCGTCCGGTGTCAGCGCTGGTCCGCGGGGACGCCGCACAAGCCGCA GTtcacacccacctccaccccacacgCACCACTGGAGGAGAACTTCTGCAGGAACCCAGACGGGGACAGTCACGGGCCCTGGTGCTACACCACGGATCCGGGGACTCCGTTCGACTACTGTGCACTGCGGCGCTGCG ATGATGACCAACCGCCATCCACCCTGGACCCCCCAG ACCAGGTGCTGTTTGAGAAGTGTGGCAAGAGAGTGACCCGCCTGGACCCACGGCGCTCCAAGCTGCGTGTGGTGGGCGGCCAGCCTGGGAACTCACCCTGGACAGTCAGCTTGCGCAACCG GCAGGGCCAGCACTTCTGCGGAGGTTCCCTAGTGAAAGAGCAGTGGGTTCTGACTGCCCGGCAGTGCTTCTCCTCTTG CCATGGGCCTCTCACTGGCTATGAGGTGTGGCTAGGCACCCTGTTCCCGGACCCACAGCCCGGAGAGCCAGGCCTGCAGCGCATCTCAATGGCCAAGATGGTCTGCGGGCCCTCTGGCTCCCAGCTTGTTCTGCTCAAGCTGGAGAG ACCTGTGACCCTGAACCAGCGTGTGGCCCTGATCTGCCTGCCCCCTGAGTGGTATGTGGTGCCTCCAGGCACCAAGTGTGAGATCGCAGGCTGGGGCGAGACCAAAG GTACAGGGGACAACACGGTCCTGAACATAGCCTCCCTCAATGTCATCTCCAACCGGGAATGTAACATCAAGCACCGAGGTCGCGTACGCGAGAGTGAGATGTGCACTGAAGGACTGTTGGCCCCTGTTGGAGCCTGTGAG GGTGACTACGGGGGCCCACTTGCCTGCTTTACTCACGACTGCTGGGTCCTGCAGGGAATTATAATCCCCAACCGAGTGTGCGCACGGCCCCGCTGGCCATCCATCTTCATGCGTGTCTCTGTGTTTGTGGACTGGATTCACAAGGTCATGAGGCTGGGCTAG
- the MST1 gene encoding hepatocyte growth factor-like protein isoform X2: MVASCCHGPSTQLIHGCSVPGAAISSKRKVIYVRTCIMDNGVEYRGTVAITMGGLPCQRWSHRFPNDHKYTPTLRNGLEDNFCRNPDRDPGGPWCYTTDPAVRFQSCGIKSCREAACLWCNGEDYRGSVARTESGRECQRWDLQHPHPHPFEPRKFLDKSLDDNYCRNPDGSERPWCYTADPQMKREFCDLPRCGSEAQPRRDATTLNCFRGKGEGYRGTVNTTAAGVPCQRWDAQHPHQHRFAPEKYACKDLRENFCRNPDGSEAPWCFTSRPGMRVAFCYQIRRCTDDVRPEDCYHGAGELYRGSVSKTRKGVRCQRWSAGTPHKPQFTPTSTPHAPLEENFCRNPDGDSHGPWCYTTDPGTPFDYCALRRCDDDQPPSTLDPPDQVLFEKCGKRVTRLDPRRSKLRVVGGQPGNSPWTVSLRNRQGQHFCGGSLVKEQWVLTARQCFSSCHGPLTGYEVWLGTLFPDPQPGEPGLQRISMAKMVCGPSGSQLVLLKLERPVTLNQRVALICLPPEWYVVPPGTKCEIAGWGETKGTGDNTVLNIASLNVISNRECNIKHRGRVRESEMCTEGLLAPVGACEGDYGGPLACFTHDCWVLQGIIIPNRVCARPRWPSIFMRVSVFVDWIHKVMRLG, from the exons ATGGTTGCCAGTTGCTGCCATGGACCCAGCACTCAGCTCATACACGGCTGCAGCGTTCCAGGCGCTGCGATCTCTTCCAAAAGAAAAGTGA TCTATGTTCGGACTTGCATCATGGACAATGGGGTCGAGTACCGGGGCACCGTGGCCATCACCATGGGTGGCCTACCCTGCCAGCGCTGGAGCCACAGGTTCCCCAATGACCACAA GTACACACCCACACTTCGAAATGGCTTGGAGGACAACTTCTGCCGCAACCCGGACAGGGACCCCGGAGGTCCCTGGTGCTACACAACAGACCCTGCCGTGCGCTTCCAGAGCTGCGGCATTAAGTCCTGCCGGGAGG CCGCGTGCCTTTGGTGCAATGGCGAGGATTACCGCGGCTCAGTGGCCCGCACGGAGTCAGGACGCGAGTGTCAGCGCTGGGACCTGCAGCACCCGCACCCTCACCCTTTCGAGCCCCGCAA GTTCCTGGACAAAAGTCTGGACGACAACTATTGCCGGAATCCGGACGGCTCGGAGCGGCCCTGGTGCTATACCGCGGACCCGCAGATGAAGCGAGAGTTCTGCGACCTCCCTCGCTGCG GGTCCGAGGCACAGCCGCGCCGGGACGCCACGACGCTCAATTGCTTCCGCGGGAAAGGCGAGGGCTACCGGGGCACGGTCAACACCACCGCCGCGGGCGTGCCCTGCCAGCGTTGGGACGCGCAGCATCCGCATCAGCATCGCTTTGCGCCGGAAAAGTATGCGTGCAA GGACCTTCGGGAGAACTTCTGTCGGAACCCCGACGGATCGGAGGCGCCCTGGTGCTTCACATCGCGGCCTGGCATGCGCGTGGCCTTCTGCTATCAGATCCGGCGCTGCACCGACGACGTGCGGCCCGAGG ACTGCTACCACGGCGCGGGGGAACTGTACCGCGGCTCGGTCAGCAAGACCCGAAAGGGCGTCCGGTGTCAGCGCTGGTCCGCGGGGACGCCGCACAAGCCGCA GTtcacacccacctccaccccacacgCACCACTGGAGGAGAACTTCTGCAGGAACCCAGACGGGGACAGTCACGGGCCCTGGTGCTACACCACGGATCCGGGGACTCCGTTCGACTACTGTGCACTGCGGCGCTGCG ATGATGACCAACCGCCATCCACCCTGGACCCCCCAG ACCAGGTGCTGTTTGAGAAGTGTGGCAAGAGAGTGACCCGCCTGGACCCACGGCGCTCCAAGCTGCGTGTGGTGGGCGGCCAGCCTGGGAACTCACCCTGGACAGTCAGCTTGCGCAACCG GCAGGGCCAGCACTTCTGCGGAGGTTCCCTAGTGAAAGAGCAGTGGGTTCTGACTGCCCGGCAGTGCTTCTCCTCTTG CCATGGGCCTCTCACTGGCTATGAGGTGTGGCTAGGCACCCTGTTCCCGGACCCACAGCCCGGAGAGCCAGGCCTGCAGCGCATCTCAATGGCCAAGATGGTCTGCGGGCCCTCTGGCTCCCAGCTTGTTCTGCTCAAGCTGGAGAG ACCTGTGACCCTGAACCAGCGTGTGGCCCTGATCTGCCTGCCCCCTGAGTGGTATGTGGTGCCTCCAGGCACCAAGTGTGAGATCGCAGGCTGGGGCGAGACCAAAG GTACAGGGGACAACACGGTCCTGAACATAGCCTCCCTCAATGTCATCTCCAACCGGGAATGTAACATCAAGCACCGAGGTCGCGTACGCGAGAGTGAGATGTGCACTGAAGGACTGTTGGCCCCTGTTGGAGCCTGTGAG GGTGACTACGGGGGCCCACTTGCCTGCTTTACTCACGACTGCTGGGTCCTGCAGGGAATTATAATCCCCAACCGAGTGTGCGCACGGCCCCGCTGGCCATCCATCTTCATGCGTGTCTCTGTGTTTGTGGACTGGATTCACAAGGTCATGAGGCTGGGCTAG
- the APEH gene encoding acylamino-acid-releasing enzyme — protein sequence MERQVLLSEPEEAAALYRGLSRQPALSAACLGPEVTTQYGGCYRTVHTEWTQRDLERMENIRFCRQYLVFHDADSVVFAGPAGNSVETRGELLSRESPSGTMKAVLRKAGGPGTGEEKQFLEVWEKNRKLKSFNLSALEKHGLVYEDDCFGCLSWSHSETHLLYVAEKKRPKAESFFQTKALDVSGSDDEVARLKKPDQAIKGDQFLFYEDWGENLVSKSTPVLCVLDVESGNISVLEGVPESVSPGQAFWAPGDTGVVFVGWWHEPFRLGIRFCTNRRSALYYVDLIGGKCELLSDDSLAVSSPRLSPDQCRVVYLRFPSLLPHQQCGQLCLYDWYTRVTSVVVDVVPRQLGENFSGIYCSLLPLGCWSADSQRVVFDSAQRSRQDLFAVDTQMGGVTSLTAGGSGGSWKLLTIDRDLMVAQFSTPSLPPCLKVGFLPPEGKEQAVSWVSLEEAEPIPEISWSIRVLQPPPEQEHVQYAGLDFEAILLQPSDPPDKTQVPMVVMPHGGPHSSFVTAWMLLPAMLCKMGFAVLLVNYRGSTGFGQDSILSLPGNVGHQDVKDVQFAVEQVLQEEHFDAGRVALMGGSHGGFLSCHLIGQYPETYGACVVRNPVINIASMMGSTDIPDWCVVEAGFPYSSNCLPDLNMWAEMLDKSPIKYTPQVKTPVLLMLGQEDRRVPFKQGMEYYRALKARNVPVRLLLYPKSTHALSEVEVESDSFMNAALWLCTHLGN from the exons ATGGAGCGGCAG GTGCTGCTGAGCGAGCCCGAAGAGGCGGCGGCGCTGTACCGGGGCCTTAGCCGCCAGCCCGCGCTGAGCGCCGCCTGCCTGGGCCCGGAGGTCACCACGCAGTACGGCGGTTGTTACCGGACGGTGCACACTG AGTGGACCCAGAGGGACCTGGAACGCATGGAGAACATCCGATTCTGCCGCCAGTACCTGGTGTTCCATGATGCGGACTCAGTGGTGTTTGCAGGGCCTGCGGGCAACAGTGTGGAGACCCGGGGCGA GCTGCTGAGCAGAGAATCTCCTTCAGGCACCATGAAAGCCGTGCTGCGCAAGGCTGGAGGCCCAGGCACTGGGGAGGAGAAGCAGTTTTTGGAG GTTTGGGAGAAGAACCGGAAGCTCAAGAGCTTCAACCTGTCAGCGCTGGAGAAACATGGGCTGGTTTATGAGGATG ACTGCTTTGGCTGCCTGTCCTGGTCGCACTCGGAGACACACTTATTATACGTGGCAGAGAAGAAGCGCCCCAAGGCTGAGTCCTTCTTTCAGACCAAAGCCTTGGACGTCAGTGGCAGCGATGACGAGGTGGCCAGGCTGAAGAAGCCAGACCAGGCCATTAAG GGggatcaatttttattttacgaAGATTGGGGAGAAAACTTGGTTTCCAAAAGCACTCCTGTACTCTGTGTGCTGGATGTCGAGAGCGGCAACATCTCTGTGCTTGAGGGGGTCCCTGAGAGTGTGTCCCCTGGACAG GCATTCTGGGCCCCTGGGGACACAGGTGTTGTGTTCGTGGGCTGGTGGCATGAGCCCTTCCGGCTGGGCATCCGCTTCTGCACCAATCGAAG GTCAGCCCTGTACTATGTAGACCTCATCGGGGGGAAGTGTG AGCTCCTCTCGGATGACTCTCTGGCTGTCTCTTCTCCCCGGCTGAGCCCAGACCAATGTCGCGTCGTCTACCTGAGGTTCCCATCTCTGCTCCCCCATCAGCAGTGTGGCCAATTGTGCCTG TATGACTGGTATACCAGGGTCACCTCCGTGGTGGTGGACGTTGTGCCTCGGCAGCTGGGAG AGAACTTCTCTGGGATCTACTGCAGCCTTCTGCCTCTGGGATGCTGGTCGGCTGACAGCCAGAGAGTGGTTTTCGACTCGGCTCAGCGCAGCCGGCAG GACCTGTTTGCTGTGGACACCCAGATGGGCGGTGTGACCTCTCTGACAGCTG GGGGGTCAGGTGGAAGCTGGAAGCTGCTCACAATTGACCGGGACCTCATGGTGGCACAGTTCTCCACGCCCAGCCTACCCCCATGCCTG AAAGTTGGGTTCCTGCCTCCTGAGGGGAAGGAGCAGGCGGTATCATGGGTGTCCCTGGAGGAGGCCGAGCCCATTCCTGAAATCTCCTGGAGCATCCGGGTACTACAGCCACCCCCAGAGCAAGAGCATGTGCAGTATG CTGGCCTTGACTTTGAAGCAATCCTTCTGCAGCCCAGCGACCCTCCAGACAAGACCCAGGTGCCCATGGTGGTCATGCCCCACG GGGGACCCCATTCATCCTTTGTCACTGCCTGGATGCTGCTCCCAGCCATGCTTTGCAAGATGGGCTTTGCAGTACTACTAG TGAACTATCGTGGCTCCACGGGCTTTGGCCAGGACAGCATCCTCTCCCTCCCCGGCAATGTGGGCCACCAGGATGTGAAGGACGTCCAG TTTGCAGTAGAGCAGGTGCTCCAGGAGGAACACTTTGACGCAGGCCGTGTGGCCCTTATGGGTGGTTCCCATGGTGGCTTCCTGTCCTGCCACCTGATTGGTCAGTACCCGGAGACCTACGGCGCCTGCGTGGTGCGGAACCCTGTGATCAACATTGCCTCCATGATGGGCTCCACTGACATCCCTGACTG GTGCGTGGTGGAGGCTGGCTTCCCCTACAGCAGCAACTGCCTGCCAGACCTCAACATGTGGGCTGAGATGCTGGACAAGTCGCCCATCAAGTACACCCCTCAG GTGAAGACACCAGTGTTACTGATGCTGGGCCAGGAGGACCGGCGTGTGCCCTTCAAGCAGGGCATGGAGTATTACCGTGCCCTCAAGGCCCGAAACGTGCCCGTTCG GCTCCTGCTCTATCCCAAAAGCACCCATGCACTATCAGAGGTGGAGGTGGAATCAGACAGCTTCATGAATGCTGCGCTCTGGCTGTGCACGCACTTGGGCAACTGA